A stretch of DNA from Frankiaceae bacterium:
GGTGGCCGCGTCGCCGTCGTTGCGGGGGGCGTTCTACCTCTCGGTGAAGGACAACGGACGGACGGCCGAGCTGAGCTGGACGCCGTACCGCGGGGCGACGTACTACCTGCCCGGCCGGCTGCGGACCGCGCCGCGCCGCGGCGGCGACTCCGACCCGCTCGGCCCGGTACGCGCGCCGAGGACGAACGCCGTCATCCCCATCGACCCGGCCGCGAAGTACTGCTTCCAGGTGGCGGCGTTCGGCCGCGCCGGCGGCGATCCGCCCCGTTCCAACGTCGTCGCCATCCGTGGGGCGAGGTGCCCCGCCGAGGTCTAGTAGCGCTTCGGGGCGCGAATTGCGCTTTTTCCCCGCACGGGCCGCAACCCGGTTGCGTACGTGACCGGCCTGCTAGCGGGCGAACAGGCTGCGCGGGTCGAACGCCGCCGTCGCCGCCCGCGCCGTGGACGCCCGCCGGAGGCGCCGCGCGACGGCGTCGGCGGAACGCCACGCCGTCGCGACGTGCTCGTCGCGCAGGTACCCGCCGGACCACAGCGCCAGGTCGACGCAGCCGGCGATGGTCCGCAGGTCGTCGCCACAGTCGCGCAGCCCGTCGGCGGGAAGGTCGGCGAGGTCGTACGCCGTGGCGCCGCGCGGCACGCCGACACCGTGGTCCCTGAGCCGGTCGCGTGCCTCCAGCCACGCTCCGACCACCGCGCGGCCGGGGTCGCCGGCACCGCGACGGCGCCGCCGGCGTACGGCCTTCGCGACCGGCACCGAGATCGGCACGGCGAGCGCGAGCCCCGCGACCGCCCACACCGCAACGGGCGCGCCCGAGCGGTCCGGTTGTGGCGCCTGCCCCTGGCCGACTGGCACCGCGGGGCCGCCGGACTCGCGCGGCGCGGGGGTCGCCGCCGCGAGCCGCGCCTTGTGCGTCGCGGTCGCGAGCTTGGTCCGCCGCTGCGCGTCACCGCCCTTCGACGGGGCCGGGTCGAGCGGCACCCAGCCGAGGCCGCTGACGTGGATCTCCGGCCACGCGAGCGCATCCTTGCCGCGGACGACGAACGTCCCGTCCGGCTCGGGCGTCTCCGGCTGCCGGAACCCCACCGCCACGCGGGCGGGAATGCCCGCCAGCCTGGCCAGCAGCGCGTACGCCGCGGCGAACTGCTCCGTGGTGCCCTGGCGGTTCTCGCTGCCGAGGAACGCCACGAGCGTCGCGAAGCTGTGCCCCGTCGGGATCCGGTCGCCACCGGTGACGAGGACCGATCCCGTACGCAGGTGCTCCTCGATCGCGAACGCCCCGGACAGCGTCGGCCCCGTGGCCTCGGTGAGCGTCCGGGCGAGCGAGACGGCCTGCTCGGGCACCGCGGTCGGAGCGGACACCCTGGTGCTCGCGGGGTCCGCGGCGAGCGCGAGGGTCGCGAGGTCGCGGTCACCGGGGTCCGGAGCGGACCAGTGCAGCCGGTACTGGAGCCCCGCGACGGGCCCGCCGCGTACGAGGGTCCCGGTGTCCGGGTCGACGCCGACGTCCGCTCCTGTGACGGCCGTCGTGCGCGGTTGGGAGGGCAGCCACGGCCCGGGGAGCGCCGCGACCTTGAACACCGCCTCGCCCGCCTGCGCCGGGCCAAGCGCATCGGGGTCGGGCGCGAGCTCGGCGCCGAGCGGGCGGAACCGCGCGCTGGGACGCCACTGCTCCCCGTCGTACGTATCGAGGACGGCGAGCGTCCAGCGGTCGACCGGCGCGACGGTCCGCGCCCTGAACACCTCGGCCTCGGGCTGCGCGAGGAGGTCGCCGACCTGGCCCAGCGGGTTGCCGACGACCTCCGGCAGGTCGGCGACCGGCCGGTGCTCCTTGAGCAGGTACGGGTCGCGGTGCACGATCTCGGGCGCCGCCACCGCGGGAGCGACGACTGCCACGCCCAGGGCCAGCGGGAGGCCGAGCCCGGCCACGCGGCGGACGCGGCGGCGCGCGCCGTCGCGGGCAGCGGGCCGGCTCCGGGCGGCGGCGAGGGTCACGGCGGCACACCCGGCGAACGCGGCGGCCAGCACCAGCGCGTCGCGTCCCGAGCGGGCGTCGTACGCCTGCGCCAGCACGAGGACCAGCAACGGCGGCCCGAGCGCCACGGCGGGCCATCGCACCCGCGCGACGAGCTCGACCGCGGCGACCGAGGCGAGCCCGGTGAGCAGCGGCACCCACGCCGCCGTGGCCGGCGTCGCGCGGACCGGCCAGACGCTGTCGAGGGTCCGCGCCCAGCCGTGCACCGCGCCACCGGCGAGGTCGCCGGGCCCGTCGAGGAGCAGCAGAGTCGCCAGCGTCACGAGGCCGGCCGACAGCACCGGGCGAGCCACCCGGAGGGTCCTGCGCCGTTCGGTCAGCGCCGCGACGACAGCGGGTGCGAGCCCCGCGACGGCCACCGCCGCGCCGAGGCCGCCGCCCCGGTAGACGCCGAGGAACGCCCCGCCGGCGACCGCGGTCGCGCAGCCGGCACCGAGGAACGCCCAGACGATCACGTCATCGCCGCGTTCCAGTCGCGGGCGGCCTGCGCCGCCGTGCCCGCGCGGATCACGAGGATCGGGGAGGCGACGGGCTCGGCGTCACCGAAGTCGGCCGCCGCCACGAACCGGAACCTCGGCCGCATGCGCGCGAGACGCAGCAGGGACTGTTCCGGGATCGCGCCGCCGACGAGAACGAGGCAGCTGCCCGTGGCGC
This window harbors:
- a CDS encoding transglutaminaseTgpA domain-containing protein, with the protein product MIVWAFLGAGCATAVAGGAFLGVYRGGGLGAAVAVAGLAPAVVAALTERRRTLRVARPVLSAGLVTLATLLLLDGPGDLAGGAVHGWARTLDSVWPVRATPATAAWVPLLTGLASVAAVELVARVRWPAVALGPPLLVLVLAQAYDARSGRDALVLAAAFAGCAAVTLAAARSRPAARDGARRRVRRVAGLGLPLALGVAVVAPAVAAPEIVHRDPYLLKEHRPVADLPEVVGNPLGQVGDLLAQPEAEVFRARTVAPVDRWTLAVLDTYDGEQWRPSARFRPLGAELAPDPDALGPAQAGEAVFKVAALPGPWLPSQPRTTAVTGADVGVDPDTGTLVRGGPVAGLQYRLHWSAPDPGDRDLATLALAADPASTRVSAPTAVPEQAVSLARTLTEATGPTLSGAFAIEEHLRTGSVLVTGGDRIPTGHSFATLVAFLGSENRQGTTEQFAAAYALLARLAGIPARVAVGFRQPETPEPDGTFVVRGKDALAWPEIHVSGLGWVPLDPAPSKGGDAQRRTKLATATHKARLAAATPAPRESGGPAVPVGQGQAPQPDRSGAPVAVWAVAGLALAVPISVPVAKAVRRRRRRGAGDPGRAVVGAWLEARDRLRDHGVGVPRGATAYDLADLPADGLRDCGDDLRTIAGCVDLALWSGGYLRDEHVATAWRSADAVARRLRRASTARAATAAFDPRSLFAR